The DNA region CGAATTTGTGAAATAGGGATCCGATTACTGACTGCGCACGATATACTTTACTATGATAGAAGTTATATATTGCACCGCGAGAGCGCAGTACTAAGGCAATTAACAAAGTTCTGTTGCGGCTGCGTTTGAGGATAAGGATTGCAATGAtacgtaatatttttctttttggactatcaaatgatatttttaGGTCCTTTAAGTACAGTGTGAATATTGCGAAGTTAAATCTTGTAAAAGATTTGGGAAAAGTTTATTGAAAAGTTCCAGATAGctgatttaaaattataaaattagctATTCAAAAAAGgagttaaaaatgtttaatatttataattactattGCGAGATATAGAGTTGGTATTTTGTACCAACGTAAGTACCAATGTAAAAGTATTTTACGTAACTTCGACGAGTTTCACAAATTAGTTTGTTGTAatctatataacagtataacggctttttattttctttatatgaACCAAATTCGcatgtttttttaaattcaattatatgTTACTTTTCAGATTCTAAGACTCTTTAATTGATCTTTGAAGAGATGTGAAAGGTAATCAATAATTCGTTTCcagaattcaaatttaaaataaaattattaagcttatacgtatatttttcaagtcaaaatttatttatttatttatatgtatagaaaattttattgaaataaaaaaaccCTGATATGCCATTGTATAAtggattaaatatttaaagcaagttagaagaaaaattatataaagaaattttgataaaagagTACAAGTAAAGTAAAAGTAAGAGTAAAGTAAAAAGATGTTGGAAAACAAAGTTACACAAAGTTTTGCATAATTATTGCGcagatatttatacataatagCAAACGTATATATAGTAAATTTGTTATATGTTGATAtagtaaatttatttctaataatgtaaattgtatatacatccAAAATCAAATTTCATTTGAGATTTCaatattcttaaaaaaattaatacttcAAATCGATGAGTTAAATTATTTGAATGAAAAGAATAGAGAAATTAAGTATTGCATATAAAGTCTAATTATTTTGCTTCGTAATCGTCGGTATTTCGACGTATAGGAACATCGAAGTCCACGTTTCTACGCATTTTATTGGCCAATATAAGACGATGAACGTATTCCGTATCTTTGATATCTGCGGACGTATCAAACGCTcgtttaatgtaatttttatttgataccGGCAAATATACCGGATATTCAATATTAAAAGATATGACTAGACTTCCTCTTTTCTTCGGACTTTCCGGCAGCGGCAATCCTTGGCCAGGTACGTGTTTCTTGTAATCTGGTctaataagaaagaagaaatgttatgtattacttttataacccgcaataaaatatttataaaacatgaagcaattaaaaaatgaaaaatgtggaATAACGAATGATTAATCCTTGAATTTGAATTGTTTTCTAATTTCTATGTAGTAATTGACGAATATTACTTGTGATTATTTTCatgatttttcttttcaaaatgaGTTTTAACAATTACATTTATTTGTAGGATCAATTCTGTGAAacgtaaaataattattcagtGAATGAAACAAAGAGGAGAAGTAGAGAAAGACTGGATCAGGGATGGAGACGATAGACACGTACGTGATGACAGACGTTAGTGGTATTCGAAGGGTTCTGTCATCGAGCGTGTTGACGGTGACCACTGTTCCGGTCAGTGCCTCTCGCAGAAAGATATCGACCGTCATGTGCAAGTCAGAGCCCTCTCTTCGGAAGGTCTCGTGAGGCCGGTCCTCCGTGATGAAGATTACATCCGCTACGCTGACGTGCTTTGGACTGAGTAAAGATATTATGCGAGCTACTACGATTAACCCATTTCTGTCCGCTATGAAATGTATGATGCATTTTAAATGTATCCTTCGCGATATCCGAATCGACATAAGTTAAAAGGTTATAACGAACTTTCGTGAAGACAGAAGAAATTAGCGATAGTTCCATACAATCCGATTCTACCTCTGAGTATATTTCGAAAGTAAATGAAAATCTTCATTTAACCGGACAGAAATGTTCGAATTATATCttgtttatgaaataaaaacaaagttattctttgttttaattattataaatttaccaGGAATTTTTGTGGGTCCTTCATCACCTTCCTCTGGGAACACTATCCTCGTTCCCGTCGGAATGCCTGGTTTAATGGGTATCGTTAAAATTTTTTCCTTCGTCACTGTCTTAGTCTTATCATCCCCTACCAATACTAATCTTtgtatcttcattttctttatccCTCCAAGAAAGACctatttatataaatcaatGAATTTATAGATCTTTTAGAATTAAAGTGGCGGATCACTTAGTTTAATGAGTGTATTTGGCCAAATATATGTGTAAGCAAGAAAATTAATAAGGAAAGTGTTTAGCATAACAATGAATAGTAAACTGTTAATGATCGATACAATGgatttatgaaaatatgtaaGTAAAATAGAATATTGCGACGAATCGCACGTTGTCTACTCGGCGATTAACACTgagagaagaaaattataaataaatagaacgtCGATATGATACCTCCAGTAGGGTTAGGTACAAGGTTTTTATCAGAGGTTCTTCCTTGCGCTTTATACCCCGCCCCTCGGGAAATTCGAGCAGAGACGAAGACTGCGTTAGTACGTAGAGTAGATCAGCATAAGGACTTTCGGTACCGAAGAACTCCCTGCAGAGATACGATGAGAAAGATGTAGATAGATCGGATcgtaaatattcaaagttttcaaGTGCCTGTTAAGTTTAACTGTACACAATTTTAAGCCGTTGGATAAAGCAAAGGATTATCATAATTGATAACAACATTAAAGTATAAGAAAATAGGGGAAACGTAGAGTACATGCAAGCAATATACGAAAAAAGCATATGTCTTTGTTGTAATACTTACATTAattcaatataatatttatgtaatgcAATTTTGATGTGTTATCACTAGAAATACCAACAGTTAAGACGGAGCTATTTCTTaggtattaaaaaatatctaataatagaatatttttatatttattcatttattactttattacaaaaggaattccatgttatgtagtacatttttggtattattaatccatctgggaccatgatccctaaatgaggattggcacatttataaaatcgtagaaacagttattttgactggtagttctagtgttatttgttatatatagtGTATATAGTGTTATAGTAAAGTAATTATTTGATTAAAGTACCTATACGTTCTCATCGGTTCTCCGTGATAGGTATACGGTTGAATAAATCCTTCGGCTCCAGGCACGCCATTTTTAAGACCTTCCTCGCCGAATTGATCGTATATGGTTCTTTTAAGGGGATCTGAAAGCACATCGTATGCTTCGGCTACTAAGGCGAAAATAGTACATAAACATTCATCTTTCGCTCTTTTAGGGTTATATCGTATCGCTAAGCGTCGAAATCTGAAAATGATAGTAACATATTTACAttagttaattacaaaattaattatgcatgtattgaaatacaatttttactttcatactaaaaaaataattacggaataatttaatcgattaatatttttcagtCAAAGGTctgttaatattttacaacatgGAAATATCAATGGATTAATTGATGAAGAAGACGGGGAAaaatatacatcataaagtaataagctCTTACTCACGCAGCTTTGATCTCCAAATCGTCGCAGTCTTTTTTCAACGATAGTACGCCATAGTAATCTATACCACGTTTATTACACGAACAAGTTTCATCGCATGACATGATATTCCTTATTTTCTGTTTCTATCGATACTTTCAAAATTATCccatttaaaattaaaacaaacaCTTACACGACTATCTTCTGTTATGAATTCATGGCTGATGTCATGTAAGAAGGCCGAAAAAATAGAAGCGAGAAAAATGTATCGTTTCGCAACGATTTTTCAAGTGTTTTCAACAACCAACGCGCCCCTCTCGACAACGGAGTACAATCTGCACTCGTGTGTTAgcttttgtaattattaaacgtCTCACGACCGACATTTATTGTTGAACATAGAACCATTATTTAATAGCTATTCATTGGTACTCCATATGAAAGGGAAGGCACCATGGATGCTTCTGGATTGATTTTGAACCTCGTGCAGAAAGGTGAGATTCAAAATAAGgatttttttttacgaatttGATTCTCGTCATTGTTGCCACAATTTTTATTAACGTATGAAAATACAATTAGACATAATACTTATATAATTTGCTTTCAAATGACAGCCATTACAACTTTTCacgatttctttttttacttaatTCAACTTGATAAATGActtctaattttataaataaaaactgCGCGAAAAATATCTcactaaaatatcgattttattaacaaatatcgaaatattaacaAAACGAAATATTTCTAGCTGCAATTAAAACGGCAGTTAAGGAAAAGAATTTAAGCGACTGCGAACTTTTTTCCGATCGTGAGGATAGTTCATCCTCCGGTCAACATGTAATGAAGAAAAATTCCTTTTCCTGTGGAGTATCCGAAAAATCGTGCGGGGATTGTAAAAAGGAAAAACCTGACGAAGGGATGTTCAAGGTTTCCTTGACGACGAACGATGAAGATTTGGAAAACGATAAGGAGAACGTGTCAAGGAAGAAGATACGCGTGGAGGCAAGGCAGATTTGCAGCAATCGCGAAAAAAGCGACGAGGAGAAAATCTTCGTGCTGCAGCAACTCGGTCGATCGCAGATACGTCCAGAAGGATTCCCAGCATTTCTATGCATCGACGGGAGGATTGCCGGTTCAAATGGAGTTAAACGAAAAATCCCACGACCAGCTAACGCTTTTATGCTGTTCGCCAACGAATGGCGTAAAAAGCTCGCTGCGGAGAATCCTCGGGAGTCTAATAAGGACATTAGCGTTAGGCTAGTTTCTCTACatccatttttacatttgcaTCTAGTGATTCTATTTGATGGAATACGTTcttttgtatgaaatattttttcttcttaattaatACACTTGcttatttaaacattttaacatttttaataatttaaaaacacaAAGTATACTGTAAATTAGAACATTTTATATCGTGCAGATTAGGCATCCTTTGGAAGAACATGGCGAAGGACGTGAAGGAAAAATACTTTGCCCTGGCCCGGGAAGTGGACGCGGAGCATAAGAGGAAGTATCCCGGTACGCTTTATACCTATAGTCTCTTTTCAAACCAATATGACCTCGTTTTCGCGTTTGTAGCGGCTCGTCGAAGTTTATCGATACGACTGAATGTTCGTGCCCCGCGTTCGGTAGGTACATGATAGTTCCTTGTATCCTTACAAGCACGAAAAGAAAAGGTAACATCATGGTAAACTTATCTATGAAATGAGGTAGATGCATGCACCATACAAAATCAGGTCTGATGATAAACTTGCTAAATATTCCTAAatcctacaaaaaaaaaaaaaaaaagaaaaaactaaaTCTCTCCTAAATTTTCCAATCAATTTTTGACGTTTCACTTTTCTTAAAAGCTTCGTTTTTGCCATAAAccttcaatttatttttattttcagcaTCAACCGAGTTCCATATTTTTCCAAACTTTCCTGGTAATTTTGGCTCGTCCAATATTTTCCGCGAAAAAAGATCGCGTTGGGTTTGCAAAGAGAGAAAATACGAAGCTGCGAATGTGTTAATGATCGACGTTAAGTATTTAAGGAGTTGGCACTGATTTTGCAGTGGGGGACCGCGTACAGCTAGGCCGCGGAGGACATTTAGTCGCGTGAATGCTCAGTAACGCGAGATATGTGAGGAATAATCGCGCTTGTCGGTGGGTGTAGGtagtaggtaggtaggtagagCGCGGTCGTGTATCGGGCAGGTTCCTAGAGTCGCGTCGCAATCAATACCTCCGGTCTCTACTGTTCCCTCCCGCCCGTTCCCCGTCACTCACCCGAGAATATTTCTCCGCCTGCCACCCTGTGCCCTGTACCTCGACCCGCAAAACTCGTATCGCTCTGCTATCCCACCCACAAATCGACGAGCTATAATCGCATTTTAGCTCCCCCGCGATCGTTCGCTCTCCTCTCTGCTGGCTAATCACAGTATTCAGGACGAAAAAGTGCAAGAGCGCATACAAGTTCGTTCATCATGAGCACGATAACTTGTAGGAAGAATAAAAATCGGACAAATTATTGCCTATGGCTTAAATATTTTGACAGAAacagaattttgaaatattcggagacaacgattttcttttatttatttacattaaaaacGTAGTTTTTTAAAATAGCAGAAGTTGCGCCTTTTTAAAGGGATATCGTTTCttataattgtttaaattatgGATGATTTATATTGATATCCCCATACTTTGTAAAGACCAAATTTATacacatttattttaattttggtAACATTGTATCGAAATCAATTGACAGTCTAACTATTGATCATTGATTATGCTGTTTCTACGATTCAGTGCATTGGTATCAGTTTAGTTGCACGAATTGAGTGACATTAGATCGGCTTCGTAGGTATCACAGGATACGAGAGCGTGCATATTCAACTATTGTAActgttttaattaataatccatGAATGCTGTAGATGAACCAATACACTGGGCGCAAATAGTAATTGCATATTAGACAGATCGATCGTTTCAGCCGATACCCGTTTTACTCTTAACATAATCGCATTCTCTTTCCCATTGTCGTAAATCCACCGCAGAAATTAACATTCAACGATTGAGCGAGAACTCTTCTTGTGAATAAATGCAAGTTccaatatcgttatatataaaaaaaaaattaaagtttAAGCCTCTCCATAGCATGTGAGAAGAAATGCTTCAACATGTGAAGTGCAACGACTATACGTATAAATgaacaattgaaaaataaaatttataaactaCAAGAAAACGATCAAAGAAaagttttaaattattcaattgcATATTAAGGTATGAAAAATGTCTaccttcaaataaaatatttaatatctatacataatattttctattctatcTATATTATCTTccatttaatactttaattctatctataaaatatttcacaaacaAAGTTTTTAtactataaaaattgtaaaagatctcgatattaaaaatttccacTCTTTTCAGAATTGAAATTTAACGTGGAAATCACAGGTACCAGGACTGGTGACcaaatcaaagagaaaagagaatcaGACGTTCTCAGTAAAGGTTCTGGTAACGATAGCCAGCTGTAGCTTGAAAACGTCGAAAGGGTGCAAAGAAGGCTAAATTCACCGCTAAACGGTAGTCGCGCAATCGACGGCGGGCCAACGCGTAGCGAACAAGCCGAGTGGTCAATTAAGATCACCGGAAAGTGTCGATATGTTCTGCGCGAGCGTCCGAGGACGCGGGCAAGCGGACTAGCATGCATCTGCGCGACTGCATCGTACGCGTGACAAGGAAAAAGAGGGGTGACGCACGGTCGCTCCAAGGGAAGCCGTCAAAATGTCGAGGCTTGTGCATCCAGCGGGCATATCGAGCCAAAGACACGCGGGGGAGGAGtgtcccccctctctctctttctctcttccctcTGTGTGTAGTGTGTAACGATCGTCGGTCATCGATCCGCCATCGCATCGACGCGATGCTCGGTTGCTCGAGAAAACGAGAGCCTCCCGTCGTTGTGAACGTCACGCGGATTTTCCTTGAAAAGTACGCTTAGGATCGATCAAATGGTGTCTGTCTTATGTTTGATTATGACtggaattttacaattaatgaCCAGATAGCAGTTAACAATGAAAGTAGActcaattaaaatatatgtttttaacAGATCAACTCCATCGAGActaatcattattttttaaatcgtataTTCTAAtgctaaaattaaaaattttagaaagCGAAGTTGATCAGTTTAGTTTTTGAGcggttaatataaaataagttaGGATAGTTATGATCTAAGAGGAGGATAGGATGTGAATAAGAATTCTGAGATTTAGGAAGAGATTATTGCGGCAGAATCTGTAGGGTGACTTCGTAAAGCTTCTCCCAAAACTGTTTGGTATACAACTCCTAAAATGAGTACAATAAGTGCTCGTATAGCGCGATAAAAAATTACCGCAGACTCCGTATAACAAGGAGGAAGAATTGCTGCAGTCCTCGTAACGGGGtagataaatttcaaaatgcagCAAAATGCAGGGATCTCCACTTATGCACGAATTCTCCGGTGGTTaagtattttacaataaaaaattccaCGCTCCATAAAACGGTACTCTATTTTCCATTTCTAATAACTTTTCAAATTCCAGGTTATGGATTGCAAATATGTCGCCAGTATTTttcaaacgaagaaagaagaacgaaacAAAATCTGCATTTTAGAGATACCATATCCATTTAACAAATAGTGCATCCGTGGAATTACGTTtcaatctaaaaaaaaaaaaaaaaaaaaaaaaggagagaaaggaaaaaggcgATATGGACCAGCACACAGCAGCCGGAGCAAACGATCCATTTAAAAGGCGAGTTCGAACTCTGGGTAATCGATGATAGTCGCCGAGTGGAGGGATGGTAGCAAGAATAACACGACACCTCGATCAACTGTTCTTTCCTGAACAAAAACACGTTCAATTTCAAGTGAGACGGATCCTCTGACGAACGATTAACGAGAGGAAGCTTCTACGAATCGATAGGCGGCGAAAAGGGGGTTTCTTGGGATATTTTGCGCACACCGCAGAGACGTTGGAGGCCGGAACTCTTTTCGTTCACCTCGTGGCTCGAACGCTCCTCGCCTCTCCGGAGTAGGGAAAAAGCCACCCTCTTGTTAGACCGAGCCCTCCCCTCTATCCCTCTGCAGCTCCGTCGGATTCGTCGATGACGAAACGCACACGTAAATTCGTGGACGTGCACGGTGCTGCCGCTCGCAAAATCAGTGCGACCCAAGTGCACCGCGAGGCAGGAACGCGGGTCTCCCGTGCGCGGCCTGTCGTTCCCGCTTGCGGCACGCGCGCCTCTTCCACAGGAGTATCAGTCAGATAGCGAGAGACACTCGCGTAAATAGGTCGTTGGATACCGCCGTTGATTCGATAGTAAATAGTCAAGCTAAATTAACGAATAGTGGTCGACGTCTCGAAAGAAGTGACAATGGGAAACGTCagttgaaaataaaagaagcatATAGTTGATACGAACGTGTAATAGATGCTGACAACTGACTAGAGTGACTAACGTTTAGATTTAGTCGAGGTGACTAAACAAACATCGTGAAAGAGGAAATGATTGGAATGGAAAAACGATCAGTGCGTTAAACATCGTAGTTTTGCATTGGAGATTAGATGTACGTtgttgttttctctttttctggtGAATCAATCTGTGATGTTGAGTAAATAAAATGTAGATGGATGGAAGAGACTGatttatttaaatggaaatGAATTTTACATATGACTGTCATCAAGAttgattaaatgaaaaaaaataaataaataaataaaaattatgaaaaacagAAGGAGAAGCTGAAAAATAGTATGatggaagaaataaaattgcagAATGTAGATACAGACTTTCCTGTTCAACAGAACTAATTTGATTTCGAAAATAACTTTGGATTGAATTGTCTACGATAAGCACGGAAATAAACCACTGATATCGATTGTCGACAGAGAAACGTGAATTGGAGATGCGTGGCGGTCGAACGaactagaagagaaaaacgggCGTGCGGGAGGTgttgaaagaagagaaaaagcttTGAGCATCGATCTTGCGGCTGATGCAGCTACTATGACGCGGGTTGTCCGATACATTCAACTGTATCCAGTGTGGAATCGACGGGTCGCGTGGCCCACGAGACGGGATCTACGGGGCTATAGTTAGTAAGCTAGGCCAGTCTTCGCGAATTGGATCAGTGGCTACGGTCGGTGTAAACGATGACGGCGAGGAGGACGAGGACAACGTCGGCGGGTACGACAATGACGCCACGCGCGACGGGACTAAAAACGCTGGGTCTTCCCGACGGAATGCAGGAGGCCGATCGAACGCCTCCCGATGTACCCTCTTTTTACGTGGTCTTCCCACGTAAACTCTATTCGGTGACGTGTATcatgaaagaataaaattcaagAAAGATCCAacgaaattagaagaaaaaagaaaaaagaagaaaaaaaggggcCAATTTTCCGATTCTtccaaataataaagaaaaaggaaacgaacaaaagaaaacagaaaagagaCTAAATTCGAAACTCGGTTCGAAGCATCCGTGGAAAATGTAAATTCGCCTCTGGTTATGTGTTCAAGGCTTACTTGGTAGGATTTAATGTGCAATCGTGGCTGATAAGCTTCGGGAAGTAAAGAAGTCGTTCTTTGCGGCGCGATAAGGACCACATTGGTCGCAAAGATGGACTGCTGCAACTACGTCGAGGCTTACGCGGCAGGGAGCCACTTTTATCAACAACAACATTACTTTTGCTATGAAAACGCGAGCACCGATTACGGTGGCTATGAACCGCCGCCGATTTCCAGCGCTATCGAAACTACTGCGCGATACAACGGGACTGTACCGCCTGCGTATCCGACAGGTAGAtgttttagaaattttcaaCAAACACGGCcgattttattcttcgtttaaaACATTCGTTATATTTCTTCAGACTTGGCGATTTCTTTAACGTTTGTCATATTTCTTTAGAGCTGTCGATTATTTCAAGTGGTCCTTGTAGGTATAGATTGTCTTTTGGAGAAGAATTATGTCGGTATGAATGCGtcattaaaattgtaatagtactgacagaaattgataaaattaaattcattttaggTGTATTGTGTTTTAAATTTGAAGTCGAGAATGTTAGAAAATACAGTAATAATAAGATCTAGCGCGCCTGCGTGGAAGCTACGACAATAAGTATTATGGAAACATTGCTTTATACTGTCTTCAAATATCTTATATTTCTACGTagttaaaagtattttatattcttttatagcAAAGTAACTGAAAATATGATGGAGTCAACGTCAAAGGAGTAGTATTTTTATAACACAAAGTTCTATAGTagtgaattattgaaaattccaGCAGTAGTtccttaaataaaaatgaagaacCTGCATTTATTCAGGGAGAGGCTAAATCTTTTATGATTTGCATTTCTTATCTAGTTCTTCAGGTGGCAAGGATATACAGAGTGACTCAAAAGTATTCATTCATTATCATTACTATTTCATCATTTTACATGGGATATTGTATATCTGTACTCGATacttttcatataatttcatatttatacttACAAAAAAtaactgtatatatataaataattatatataataaaatttatttatgtgaaataaaataaaattataatttctgtaataaataaaatcgaatACATTCACCTGTTTGACAGATTACGTGTACAATCCGAAGGAGGCGAGACTGCGGAAGGCGATGCGCGAACAGAGTCGCGAGCTATCCAGGCGATCGATCTTGCAGAGCGCGATCGCTCGAGCGGGCGTGATCGCTGGTCCAGTCACATCCGGTGGTTTCCTAGATCATCAGCATCGTTTTGGTTGCGTGTCCACAGTCAACTTGCCGATGAATTCATCCGTGGAATCGGATCGAGCCACGGAACCGTGGTTCCAGTCGACGTCTCGTCCAAAGCCGATCCATTCGCCCCGAATGACCGATTGGTACGGCAACGTGACTGATCCTATCGAGAGACTGCAAGTAATGGGTGCGATGCATCAGCGTGGCCTCGATAAATGCAAAGACGTGATGAGGAATCAGGCTGTGGCCAACGTAGCCAATAACGTGGCCGCTGAATGCGGTGCTACATTTTCAAATAACGGATATCCGGTTGATTTCACCGATGTTAGTCGAGAAAGGGACTTACGTCGCCAAGAGAATATGGAGTACAGCGAATTTCCTGATGGTCAAAAGTGGCATCCTTATCAGGTGAGGGTTGTTTCCGGAATCATCTGAAAAAAAGTTATGTAATTTTAAAGTTTGTCAGGAGTTAGGAGTTTTTAATATTTGGTAGCTTTGCagaattttaattgataaaatacatTCATGTTATCTGTCTTCTCGCAGAAAtctataaagtataaaataattttagaattcttGTACCTCTTAAAAGCTATTTTTTATATCTAAAagttttccaatattttaatgAACAAAATATACTGATatactttttttgtttcttctctcATAGAAATCTAGAAAAAATCTTCTACATAGATTTCCCAATCCTTCtttttaaatgatatattttcTTGAAGAGCTTCTACAAATCATTGCAGAATGGCGAAGGTGCTCATCAACATCCCAGAACTTCTCATCCTTCTCAGATGAGCAACATTCTTCACCCAAATATTCAGAGTCCAGGTTCACACGGACACGAACCGTGGGGTCAATTTTGTCATGGCGTGCTGCCACGTAAGTACAGATAAAATCCAATAGAAAGTTTAGGAAAATGCCGGAGAAtgtattattttctaatgtaattttataGACACTCCGCCTATGCCTCGAAACGTTGGAGTCCGTGGGCCGCGACACACTCTGCTGTTACAGGATCGTATGCCCCCTAGACACTGTGAGTTTTCCGAGGAAGCACCGCGAATGATGTATCATCCAACTAAGCTCGATATCGAGAACGTACGAGCATCGTACACGCCCCCTGAGCACCAGGTTTCTcctttttctaatttatatgtaaaatataatacgaaCCGTACGGAAAACAAACTTTAACTAGATACCAAAGctaaaaattttacattataatacTGTAAATTAAAGAACGTAAAGAAATTTGTCTGTCTCATTGACACACAGAAATGCAGTAATTTCTAGATTTTTACAGAGAACTGTTTCATTCTGTTATACACAGGAATTTTTACCTAAacctaatacgtaataacaatagaaatattttctagatGCCGAGATTACTTGAAACCTCAGTAAACTCTATCATGGACTCTGCGTCCACAATAAGGATTCGTCGTGAGGATGATGGCCCCAGGTGGGAGCCAAGCACTATGAATAACAGAATGTCTATGGATAATCTAGTTCCAACAACGGTATAACATTCATTCcactaaataaatattaacccCTCAATCTTTATAAATGAGCCTCTCAAAAGTCAAATTGATCAATTCTATTATTTGtcaatattttaactttattaaGTCGATACTCAAGAAACAAATTACTACTCACTTCTACGAGTGAGAGGCCACTGAGAGGctcaaatactatataattcaataattactaaatattttgaACCATCAGGAATCTAGTATATCACGCGATAAAGAACATGAATCTCGTCGATCAGCTGAAAGATTCGAGTCAAAGAAGAAGAGCATCAGTAAGCAACCGTTGCCTGGTTTTCACCAAGCATTCGGTTCGACGGAGATTGGCAGGTTCTCCAGATCGGAGTTTTTCGTGAACATGGTGGGCGAGAGCGGCGGAAACGTGGAAGTC from Bombus terrestris chromosome 14, iyBomTerr1.2, whole genome shotgun sequence includes:
- the LOC100649001 gene encoding uncharacterized protein LOC100649001, which gives rise to MDCCNYVEAYAAGSHFYQQQHYFCYENASTDYGGYEPPPISSAIETTARYNGTVPPAYPTDYVYNPKEARLRKAMREQSRELSRRSILQSAIARAGVIAGPVTSGGFLDHQHRFGCVSTVNLPMNSSVESDRATEPWFQSTSRPKPIHSPRMTDWYGNVTDPIERLQVMGAMHQRGLDKCKDVMRNQAVANVANNVAAECGATFSNNGYPVDFTDVSRERDLRRQENMEYSEFPDGQKWHPYQNGEGAHQHPRTSHPSQMSNILHPNIQSPGSHGHEPWGQFCHGVLPHTPPMPRNVGVRGPRHTLLLQDRMPPRHCEFSEEAPRMMYHPTKLDIENVRASYTPPEHQMPRLLETSVNSIMDSASTIRIRREDDGPRWEPSTMNNRMSMDNLVPTTESSISRDKEHESRRSAERFESKKKSISKQPLPGFHQAFGSTEIGRFSRSEFFVNMVGESGGNVEVADTESITVSTDRMSEVNGSTVTTATHGTSVITTTATTTVRSFDGDESEEASFDESNNDLVAPTSMGMYCSQPSIPRWHRPHIGAIGSEI
- the LOC100648574 gene encoding dnaJ homolog subfamily B member 13-like produces the protein MSCDETCSCNKRGIDYYGVLSLKKDCDDLEIKAAFRRLAIRYNPKRAKDECLCTIFALVAEAYDVLSDPLKRTIYDQFGEEGLKNGVPGAEGFIQPYTYHGEPMRTYREFFGTESPYADLLYVLTQSSSLLEFPEGRGIKRKEEPLIKTLYLTLLEVFLGGIKKMKIQRLVLVGDDKTKTVTKEKILTIPIKPGIPTGTRIVFPEEGDEGPTKIPADVIFITEDRPHETFRREGSDLHMTVDIFLREALTGTVVTVNTLDDRTLRIPLTSVITPDYKKHVPGQGLPLPESPKKRGSLVISFNIEYPVYLPVSNKNYIKRAFDTSADIKDTEYVHRLILANKMRRNVDFDVPIRRNTDDYEAK
- the LOC105666485 gene encoding uncharacterized protein LOC105666485, whose product is MDASGLILNLVQKEQNEIFLAAIKTAVKEKNLSDCELFSDREDSSSSGQHVMKKNSFSCGVSEKSCGDCKKEKPDEGMFKVSLTTNDEDLENDKENVSRKKIRVEARQICSNREKSDEEKIFVLQQLGRSQIRPEGFPAFLCIDGRIAGSNGVKRKIPRPANAFMLFANEWRKKLAAENPRESNKDISVRLVSLHPFLHLHLVILFDGIRSFIRHPLEEHGEGREGKILCPGPGSGRGA